ATCGGAAGCTTCCGATTCGGGTACTCGCAACTCTGAAGAACGCGGTAGAAGTCGGCCTTCACGCGACAAAGCTGACAGAAACGATAAAGGCAGCGACAGAAGCGGCGATAGAGGTGGTGACAGAGGTAAAAGAAAAGGAAGAGGCAGAGATCAAGAGGACGATCGCGCCAGAACTCCGGTCAACCCTGCTTTGATGCGGGGGCCAAAACCTACTCAGTCTAAGCCGCCTGTGGTGCAACCAGAGCCAGAAGTAGAGGAAAATTCTACCGTTGAGGCAGATTCAGAAGTTGCAACTGAAAGTTAAGACTTGATTGATGGAGTTGAAGGTAGCTAGACCCACTTTCCAGGGGTAGCTGCCGACCAGCAAGGCTGAATGTTTGAGAAGCTCAGGAGGGTTTGAATGAGTAAACCGTTAAACGCTGCTCTCTCAGAAGAGATTGCTCAGCGGCTTAGTCACAAAGCCAAAACCTCCTTCGACAATGCTTACGAAGCAGCCTTGCTGATTCCAGGGGTGACTTATGTGCAAGGCTTTCTTGTGCTTCCAGGTATACCCTACAAACCAATGGAGCACTGCTGGCTAGAAGTGGAGGACGCGATCGTTGATCCCGCGCTACCTCACTTAAATCGAGCTCCTGAAGAGATTTGGTATTTTCCTGCTCACCGCTTGAGCGTCAAGAAATTAAAAGCTGCGATCGAAGAAGCCAAAGAAGATTATCCAGAGGACGATCCGCTGCCTGTGTATGGAGCCGCCCCCTATGAGTATTACGGGGATGCGATGTTAGGGGGCAAAGACTATCTGGAGGCGTTTCAGGCCGCAGAAGCGAAGTGTCACGAACTCAACCAGTCAGAGTTGGATCGCAATTAGCGTGCAATGAGCGATCGCCTCACCCTAACCAAACGTTGAACCATTCCAACCCCACATCGAGCCTCTAGCGTCGGAAAACTCAATATAGGTGCGATTGGCAGGAATCCCTAAAGCTTGCTCAATTTGTTGCGAGAAATCTTGGCTCATCGCTTTGGTTTGTGTCGGCCCCATTGTGCCTACGCTTTTAATCTCCACGTAGCATGTAGGGTCAGACGTACCTCCGAAAGTCATGGCGACTTCTGGCTCAAAAGCCGTCATCACATAAGACTCAGGCTTACCCGTATGTTTTGCTAGCCCAGCCGACAACTGCTTGAGCAAGCTGTCTACTTGAGACTTGGTTGGAGCAGAAATAGAAGTTTGAACCTTGATTAAAGGCATAGTAACAATATGAAAATTCTAAACTTCACTAGCTGATGAGCTGATTGTTTAGGCTAAGCCCAAGACTCAGCCCTCACAACCTCTTAGCAATCAAAGCGTTAGCCACCGTATTGCCAGCCTGTGCTCTCTAGCAAGAGAGGCTCGCCCTCACGGTGCGTGCCTGCTGCAATCACTTCACCCACATAAACTGTGTGATCGCCTTGTTCAACCGCACCGACCACTCGGCATTCCACAAATCCCAAAGCTTCGGAAATGATTGGGCAACCTGTTTCTCCGAGGTAAAACTCGACATCATCAAACTTGTTGCCCACTCGACGCTGCGGTTGAAAAAACTTTTGCGCCAAGTCCTTCTGTCCTGCTTCTAGGAAGCTCAGAGCGAAGACACCAGTGCTCTTGATCATGGCGTGAGAGCGGGAGTCTTGTTTGACACAGTTGACGACGAGAGGGGGCTTAAAGGAAGCCTGCATAACCCAACTGGCCGTAAAGCCGTTCACCTCTTCCCCTTCTTTGACTCCGCAAATGTAGATTCCGTGGGGGATTTTACGCAGGATTGTCTTTTTCGCTTGTTCGTCTAGCAAGGGTCTATACCTGATTGGCACTACATCGCTCAGTGTATTACAGACTCATGGGAGGAAAACCATAGCCCAGCCCTAATCCGACTAGAATCTTACTGGCGGAAGAGATGATCGTGCTCTGGATGGTAGAGCCGCGATCGCGCTTGAGTCGCTGTTAGAGCAGGGCTAATCACATAGAGCGTCGTCCGGATCAAATTCTCCTGTTGCGTTACCGCTGCCATTTCACTCAGCGGCACCACCCGAATTTTTTCATCAGGCCAGCCAACGCG
This region of Trichocoleus desertorum NBK24 genomic DNA includes:
- a CDS encoding phenylpyruvate tautomerase MIF-related protein; amino-acid sequence: MPLIKVQTSISAPTKSQVDSLLKQLSAGLAKHTGKPESYVMTAFEPEVAMTFGGTSDPTCYVEIKSVGTMGPTQTKAMSQDFSQQIEQALGIPANRTYIEFSDARGSMWGWNGSTFG
- a CDS encoding flavin reductase family protein, with amino-acid sequence MLDEQAKKTILRKIPHGIYICGVKEGEEVNGFTASWVMQASFKPPLVVNCVKQDSRSHAMIKSTGVFALSFLEAGQKDLAQKFFQPQRRVGNKFDDVEFYLGETGCPIISEALGFVECRVVGAVEQGDHTVYVGEVIAAGTHREGEPLLLESTGWQYGG